The following coding sequences are from one bacterium window:
- a CDS encoding zinc ribbon domain-containing protein produces the protein MPTYEFRCKKCNKKFEVFTSISDKDKTVCPKCKGKALEQILGGFYLCGVKDISSGSSKASSCSSCGSSNCSSCSSH, from the coding sequence ATGCCGACTTATGAATTTAGGTGCAAGAAGTGTAATAAAAAATTTGAAGTTTTTACGAGTATAAGCGATAAGGATAAGACTGTTTGTCCAAAGTGTAAAGGGAAAGCGCTTGAGCAAATATTAGGCGGGTTCTATTTGTGCGGCGTTAAAGATATTTCTTCCGGAAGTTCAAAGGCTTCATCCTGCAGTAGTTGTGGAAGTTCAAATTGTAGCAGTTGCAGTTCCCACTAA